From Paenibacillus sp. GP183, one genomic window encodes:
- a CDS encoding lmo0937 family membrane protein, with amino-acid sequence MTMLWTIFVILLVVWGLGFAFHVAGGLIHILLVLALISLIYNLFAGRRSR; translated from the coding sequence ATGACGATGCTTTGGACAATCTTTGTTATACTTCTCGTCGTATGGGGTTTAGGTTTTGCTTTTCACGTCGCAGGTGGACTTATACATATCCTCCTGGTTTTAGCTCTGATTTCATTGATTTATAATTTGTTCGCTGGAAGAAGAAGCCGATAG
- a CDS encoding alpha/beta-type small acid-soluble spore protein yields MGSGQSRSNNILVVPQANQALQQLKFEVAQELGIQIPQDGYYGFMATRDTGAIGGHITRRLVQIAEQQLAGSNTSGR; encoded by the coding sequence ATGGGTTCAGGACAATCTCGCAGCAATAACATCCTTGTAGTTCCACAAGCGAACCAAGCCTTGCAACAACTGAAATTTGAAGTTGCCCAAGAGTTGGGGATTCAAATTCCACAAGACGGCTATTATGGTTTTATGGCTACTCGTGACACCGGAGCAATCGGGGGTCACATCACCCGCCGCCTTGTTCAAATCGCCGAGCAGCAACTTGCTGGCAGCAACACAAGCGGCAGATAA
- the rnhA gene encoding ribonuclease H, which translates to MAQNKFYVVWVGHNPGVYRTWADCQAETKGYPQAKFKAYESESEALQAFAKGWQKSLQFKGKAAQISESASQIGKASGTAPEINYDSISVDVGCSGNPGVVEYKGVDTRTGEVLFYKGPISKGTNNMGEFLAIVHALAYLRKQGSNKTIYTDSVTALSWLRKKEVASNLVRDASTEEIWILVDRALNWLQSHTYSNPIVKWDTRKWGEIKADFGRK; encoded by the coding sequence GTGGCGCAAAACAAGTTTTATGTAGTCTGGGTAGGCCATAATCCCGGTGTTTACCGCACTTGGGCCGACTGCCAGGCCGAGACCAAGGGGTACCCGCAGGCTAAATTCAAAGCTTATGAGTCCGAATCCGAAGCCTTGCAAGCTTTTGCCAAAGGATGGCAGAAATCGCTCCAATTTAAGGGTAAAGCTGCTCAAATCTCAGAGTCTGCAAGTCAAATCGGCAAAGCTTCCGGCACTGCGCCAGAAATCAATTATGACAGCATCTCTGTAGACGTGGGATGCTCGGGAAATCCGGGAGTTGTTGAATATAAAGGTGTGGACACCCGCACGGGTGAGGTGCTTTTTTATAAGGGTCCGATCAGCAAGGGGACTAACAATATGGGAGAGTTCCTCGCGATCGTTCATGCGCTTGCTTACTTAAGGAAGCAGGGCAGCAACAAGACCATTTATACCGATTCGGTTACTGCGCTAAGCTGGCTCCGTAAAAAGGAAGTAGCCAGCAATCTGGTACGGGACGCTTCTACAGAAGAAATATGGATACTGGTCGATAGAGCGCTGAATTGGCTGCAAAGCCATACGTATTCAAACCCTATTGTGAAATGGGATACCCGTAAATGGGGTGAGATTAAAGCGGACTTCGGACGCAAATAA
- a CDS encoding DUF4395 domain-containing protein, with protein sequence MKEVPIPYVRSNQASMVILIALSAIFQQPWIILIVFAVEVAGLVFGAKGNLFVSIARPFLASLVARSHTEALELQRFNNTIAVVLLTLSVICFSLGFNTAAFIFAGIVAFAAFVAICGYCIGCTLYYQIKRLRAHR encoded by the coding sequence TTGAAAGAGGTTCCTATCCCCTATGTTCGAAGCAATCAGGCCTCAATGGTTATTCTTATTGCCCTTTCGGCCATTTTTCAGCAGCCTTGGATCATTCTTATTGTTTTCGCTGTTGAAGTCGCCGGTTTAGTGTTCGGGGCAAAAGGCAACTTGTTCGTGAGCATCGCCCGTCCGTTTCTTGCCAGCCTGGTAGCACGTTCACACACAGAGGCCTTAGAGCTTCAGCGTTTTAATAATACGATTGCGGTCGTCCTACTTACCTTATCTGTAATTTGCTTCTCGCTGGGCTTTAATACAGCCGCATTTATTTTTGCCGGGATTGTCGCCTTTGCCGCTTTCGTTGCCATCTGCGGTTACTGTATCGGATGCACCTTGTATTATCAAATTAAGAGGCTTCGCGCGCATCGCTAG
- the ilvD gene encoding dihydroxy-acid dehydratase, with translation MAKAKMRSDMIKRGFDRAPHRSLLRAAGVKEEDFDKPFIAVCNSYIDIVPGHVHLQEFGKLVKEAIREAGGVPFEFNTIGVDDGIAMGHIGMRYSLPSREIIADSLETVVNAHWFDGLICIPNCDKITPGMMMGLLRVNIPTIMVSGGPMKAGKDKNGKSISLSSVFEGVGAFQAGKIDEQSLTELEQYGCPTCGSCSGMFTANSMNCLAEGLGLALPGNGTILAVAEERKEFVKQSARQLMELIKLDIKPRDIVTIEAIDNAFALDMAMGGSTNTVLHTLALAHEAGIDYPISRINEVAERVPHLAKIAPASEYHIEDVHNAGGVSAIINELLKKPGALDGDRITVTGKTLRENVAGCEILNTDVIHTLEDAHSKKGGLAVLFGNLAPDGGIIKVGAVDKSVGGRHVGPAICFESQEEALYGIANGKVKEGHVVVIRYEGPKGGPGMPEMLAPTSQIVGMGLGAKVGLITDGRFSGASRGISVGHISPEAAEGGPIAFVEDGDIIELDLDNRKIELQISDEEMSKRRANWKGFEPKIKTGYLARYSKLVTSASTGGVMKI, from the coding sequence ATGGCAAAAGCTAAAATGCGCAGCGATATGATCAAAAGAGGATTTGACCGCGCCCCACACCGCAGCTTGCTGCGTGCTGCAGGCGTTAAGGAAGAGGATTTTGACAAACCGTTTATTGCGGTTTGCAACTCGTATATAGATATCGTACCGGGCCATGTGCATCTTCAGGAGTTCGGTAAGCTTGTGAAGGAAGCCATTCGTGAAGCGGGCGGCGTACCTTTTGAATTTAACACGATTGGTGTCGATGACGGTATTGCCATGGGCCATATCGGGATGCGCTATTCGCTTCCGAGCCGCGAGATTATTGCCGATTCCCTTGAAACGGTTGTGAATGCTCACTGGTTCGATGGACTTATTTGTATTCCTAACTGCGATAAAATCACTCCGGGCATGATGATGGGACTCTTGCGCGTCAACATTCCAACGATCATGGTGAGCGGGGGCCCGATGAAGGCCGGTAAAGATAAGAATGGCAAGTCGATTTCCTTATCCAGCGTATTTGAAGGTGTTGGCGCATTTCAAGCGGGGAAAATTGATGAGCAGAGTTTAACTGAGCTTGAACAGTATGGATGTCCAACATGCGGATCTTGTTCGGGTATGTTTACCGCTAACTCCATGAACTGCTTGGCTGAGGGTTTAGGCCTTGCACTTCCTGGGAATGGCACTATTCTGGCCGTTGCTGAAGAGCGTAAAGAATTCGTGAAACAATCCGCCAGACAGCTTATGGAGCTGATTAAGCTGGATATTAAACCTAGAGATATTGTGACCATTGAAGCTATTGATAATGCGTTTGCTTTAGATATGGCGATGGGCGGATCCACCAATACCGTTCTTCACACCTTGGCATTGGCCCATGAAGCCGGAATTGATTATCCGATTTCTCGCATTAACGAAGTAGCCGAGCGTGTGCCTCATTTGGCTAAAATTGCTCCGGCATCCGAATACCATATCGAAGATGTGCATAATGCCGGTGGCGTAAGCGCGATTATCAATGAGCTGCTGAAAAAGCCGGGTGCTTTGGATGGCGATCGCATTACGGTTACCGGCAAGACCCTTCGCGAAAATGTGGCAGGCTGCGAAATTCTCAATACCGATGTTATTCATACACTTGAAGATGCACATAGTAAAAAAGGCGGTTTGGCTGTGCTATTCGGCAACCTGGCACCTGACGGCGGTATCATCAAGGTAGGAGCCGTGGACAAGTCCGTAGGCGGACGCCATGTAGGGCCTGCCATCTGCTTTGAATCCCAGGAAGAAGCGCTTTATGGGATCGCCAATGGTAAAGTCAAAGAAGGCCATGTCGTAGTTATTCGCTACGAAGGACCAAAGGGCGGACCGGGCATGCCGGAAATGCTGGCTCCAACGTCACAAATTGTCGGTATGGGTCTGGGCGCCAAGGTTGGTCTGATTACAGATGGCCGGTTCTCCGGCGCATCCCGCGGCATCAGCGTAGGCCATATTTCTCCGGAAGCTGCAGAAGGTGGACCGATTGCTTTTGTTGAAGACGGCGATATCATCGAGCTGGACCTGGACAATCGTAAAATTGAGCTGCAGATCAGCGACGAGGAAATGAGTAAACGCCGCGCCAATTGGAAAGGCTTCGAGCCGAAAATCAAAACCGGTTACCTGGCCCGATATTCCAAGCTGGTAACCTCCGCGAGCACCGGCGGAGTTATGAAAATATAA
- a CDS encoding aldose 1-epimerase, translating into MIKKEDWQGVQVYTVSNDILSFSLCPSINNNVYSIWDKKLNRELLRVPESPKTLAEARIHYGTPIMMPPNRIRRGKFEYDGRTYQFPINTANENHIHGVIGNLHWKVTDISEEDDSIAITSSLNIQDIPDTFKVYPHPLTLEVTYVLSGSTLTHKLKATNAGNTKAPFGYGLHTWFLLDHEPQNWSFELPVNGIWELDPELIPTGTILPLGRYADLPHGISLQGQNMDTVFQIGSNQRQAVLRKEGFELRYTASEQFKHWVIYTKGETDNYICLEPYTWVTNAPNLDLDPEVTGIIGIEPGQSIDMEVKLELVYT; encoded by the coding sequence ATGATCAAGAAGGAAGATTGGCAAGGAGTTCAAGTATATACCGTATCTAATGACATACTTTCCTTCAGCCTGTGTCCCTCTATCAACAACAACGTATACAGCATTTGGGACAAAAAGCTAAACCGTGAGCTGCTCCGCGTACCCGAGAGTCCAAAAACATTGGCAGAGGCTCGCATTCATTATGGAACTCCAATTATGATGCCGCCCAACCGGATCCGGAGAGGAAAATTTGAATACGACGGGAGAACCTACCAATTCCCCATCAATACAGCTAACGAGAATCATATTCATGGCGTGATCGGCAATCTCCATTGGAAAGTTACGGATATATCGGAAGAAGACGACAGCATAGCGATCACCTCATCCTTAAATATCCAGGATATCCCTGATACCTTCAAGGTTTATCCCCATCCATTAACATTGGAAGTCACCTATGTGCTCTCGGGTTCAACTCTTACTCACAAGCTAAAAGCAACAAATGCCGGCAATACGAAAGCCCCATTCGGATATGGACTTCATACTTGGTTTCTTTTGGATCATGAGCCGCAAAATTGGTCCTTTGAGCTGCCCGTAAACGGAATATGGGAGCTCGACCCGGAATTGATTCCGACTGGCACCATTCTCCCGCTAGGCCGTTATGCCGATCTTCCTCATGGGATTAGCCTGCAGGGACAAAATATGGATACAGTGTTCCAAATCGGATCCAATCAGCGGCAGGCTGTTTTACGAAAAGAAGGCTTTGAGCTAAGATACACAGCTTCCGAGCAGTTCAAGCATTGGGTGATCTATACGAAGGGTGAGACCGATAACTATATTTGTCTCGAGCCTTATACCTGGGTAACCAACGCACCCAATCTGGATCTGGATCCCGAAGTGACAGGGATCATCGGTATTGAACCTGGACAATCCATCGACATGGAAGTAAAGCTGGAACTTGTTTATACGTAA
- the trpS gene encoding tryptophan--tRNA ligase, with amino-acid sequence MKRVLSGIQPSGQLTIGNYIGALSKFVKLQHDNRCFFMIVDLHAITQPQEPEALREQSESVSALYLAAGIDPSKASIFLQSHIPAHAELGWLLTTLTYMGELERMTQFKDKSSGKESIGVGLFTYPSLMAADILLYQADLIPVGDDQKQHIELTRDLAHRFNSRFGEFFTMPELYMDELGGRVMSLDDASKKMSKSNPNPASFIAMLDEPDVIRKKLSRAVTDSGREVKYDPQNKPEIANLMGIYSHFAEMSIAEIEARYEGQGYGPFKKDLAEQLVAVLEPIQQRYREIRKSGEVAGVLKKGAEEAAVIANETVLEAKKRMGFLIN; translated from the coding sequence ATGAAACGAGTCTTATCCGGTATTCAACCAAGCGGTCAGTTGACGATTGGGAATTACATCGGGGCGCTTAGCAAGTTTGTAAAGCTGCAGCATGATAATCGCTGTTTTTTTATGATTGTGGATCTTCATGCGATTACGCAGCCACAGGAGCCGGAGGCATTGAGAGAGCAAAGCGAATCCGTTTCGGCTCTTTATCTGGCAGCTGGAATTGATCCAAGCAAAGCATCGATTTTTCTCCAATCCCATATACCTGCTCATGCCGAGCTTGGATGGCTGCTGACGACTCTCACCTACATGGGAGAGCTGGAGCGTATGACACAGTTCAAAGATAAATCTTCCGGTAAAGAGTCCATTGGTGTTGGTTTGTTCACTTATCCCTCCTTGATGGCAGCGGATATACTGCTCTACCAAGCTGATCTTATCCCGGTTGGCGATGATCAAAAGCAGCATATAGAGCTAACAAGGGATCTGGCGCATCGTTTTAATAGCCGTTTCGGTGAATTTTTCACCATGCCTGAGCTATATATGGATGAATTGGGCGGCAGGGTGATGTCGTTGGATGATGCTTCCAAAAAAATGAGCAAGAGCAATCCCAATCCTGCAAGCTTTATAGCCATGCTGGACGAACCGGATGTTATTCGAAAAAAGCTGAGCAGAGCGGTAACCGATTCAGGCAGAGAGGTGAAGTACGATCCGCAAAACAAGCCGGAAATCGCCAATTTGATGGGGATTTACTCCCATTTTGCCGAGATGAGCATCGCCGAGATAGAGGCCAGATACGAAGGACAAGGCTATGGGCCTTTCAAAAAGGATTTGGCCGAACAGCTCGTAGCCGTCCTTGAGCCGATACAACAGCGTTATCGTGAAATCCGAAAGTCGGGAGAAGTAGCGGGGGTTCTTAAAAAAGGAGCCGAGGAAGCGGCTGTCATTGCCAATGAGACCGTGCTGGAAGCGAAGAAGCGTATGGGGTTTCTTATCAATTGA